A single region of the Desulfotignum phosphitoxidans DSM 13687 genome encodes:
- a CDS encoding citrate synthase codes for MTEYAKLIIDGKEMQLPVITGSEGEKAIDIRQLRKETGCITFDPGYGNTGACKSAITYMDGEKGILRYRGIPIEQLAEKSTFVETAYLLIVGRLPTSEELTRTSVMLNDFSLVHENMKAFYQNYPPQAHPMGILAAMVNAMRSFYPELTDLDEEMNNTFLRLISKIRTMAAMSYKFSIGQRVTYPQPGLCYCANFLNMMFDNDVVPYHVDQDLVRALNVFWILHADHEQNCSTTAVRVVGSGRVNIYSAISAGISALWGPLHGGANQAVIQMLEKIHKDGMTIDQCIAKARDREDPFRLMGFGHRVYKTYDPRGKIMKKMCDIVLAKVKRDDPLLDIALRLEEAALEDSYFKDKHLYPNVDFYAGIVLRALGIPTNMFTVMFAIGRLPGWIAQWKEDMADPEMKISRPRQIYTGNTVNDYIPIDQRRYDNGTA; via the coding sequence ATGACGGAATATGCAAAACTGATTATTGACGGAAAAGAGATGCAGCTGCCTGTGATCACCGGATCTGAAGGGGAAAAAGCCATTGATATCCGGCAGCTGCGCAAAGAAACCGGGTGTATCACGTTTGATCCGGGATACGGCAACACCGGGGCGTGCAAAAGCGCCATCACCTATATGGACGGTGAAAAAGGAATCCTGCGGTACCGGGGCATTCCCATCGAACAGCTGGCGGAAAAATCTACGTTTGTGGAAACCGCGTACCTGCTCATTGTGGGACGACTGCCCACCAGCGAGGAGCTGACCCGGACATCCGTGATGCTCAATGACTTTTCCCTGGTCCATGAAAACATGAAGGCGTTTTACCAGAACTATCCGCCCCAGGCCCATCCCATGGGGATTCTGGCAGCCATGGTCAATGCCATGCGCTCGTTTTACCCGGAACTGACGGACCTGGACGAAGAGATGAACAACACGTTTCTGCGGCTCATCTCCAAAATCCGCACCATGGCGGCCATGTCCTATAAATTTTCCATCGGCCAGCGGGTGACCTATCCCCAGCCCGGCCTGTGCTACTGCGCCAATTTTTTGAACATGATGTTTGACAACGATGTGGTGCCTTATCATGTCGATCAGGACCTGGTCCGGGCGCTGAACGTATTCTGGATTCTGCATGCCGACCATGAACAAAACTGCTCCACCACAGCGGTCCGGGTGGTGGGGTCCGGCCGGGTCAATATTTACTCAGCCATCTCCGCGGGCATCAGCGCTTTGTGGGGACCGCTTCACGGCGGCGCAAACCAGGCCGTGATCCAAATGCTTGAAAAAATCCACAAAGACGGCATGACCATTGACCAGTGCATCGCAAAGGCCCGGGACAGAGAAGATCCGTTCCGGCTCATGGGATTCGGCCACCGGGTCTACAAAACCTATGATCCCCGGGGCAAAATCATGAAAAAGATGTGCGATATCGTTCTGGCCAAGGTCAAAAGAGACGATCCCCTGCTGGATATTGCCCTGCGCCTGGAAGAAGCCGCCCTGGAAGACAGTTATTTCAAGGACAAACATCTGTATCCCAATGTGGACTTCTACGCCGGTATTGTGCTCCGGGCTTTGGGCATTCCCACCAACATGTTCACGGTGATGTTCGCCATCGGACGGCTGCCCGGGTGGATCGCCCAGTGGAAAGAGGACATGGCAGACCCGGAAATGAAAATTTCCCGGCCCCGGCAGATTTACACGGGCAACACGGTCAACGACTATATCCCCATTGACCAGCGCAGATATGACAACGGCACAGCCTGA
- a CDS encoding FmdB family zinc ribbon protein translates to MPIYEFKCTKCDHFFEIIVMGSQKDEAVTCPQCQSTEFERVVSSTNYAMGGSSGQKAAKGVTTQERNCSSGSCTTYTVPGETRN, encoded by the coding sequence ATGCCTATATATGAATTCAAGTGCACAAAATGTGATCATTTTTTTGAAATCATCGTCATGGGGTCTCAGAAAGACGAGGCCGTGACCTGCCCACAATGTCAATCCACTGAATTTGAGCGGGTGGTTTCTTCCACCAACTATGCCATGGGCGGATCATCCGGCCAAAAAGCGGCCAAAGGGGTCACCACCCAGGAACGGAACTGTTCCAGCGGCTCATGCACCACCTACACGGTTCCCGGCGAAACCCGAAACTGA
- the recN gene encoding DNA repair protein RecN: MLSELAIKKFAIIDDIRISFHPGLNVLTGETGAGKSIIIQAVSLLLGTRASADLVRTGEDSAELEAVFDIALDSEPARLLSNQGMDPDEGLIIRRVIPRSGTSRVFVNSRQSTLEFLKQLTRNLAGISSQHAHQGLLRDDNHLDILDEFAGTRDLRREVMAIYRTLVPLNRQIQEMETEKTRREAEKELIRFQVDEIQDAAIQPDEDDLLENRKQVLANAAKIFEAVNRSVHQVYDREGSVVEQLASLQSDMARFRDADPSLSATVDRMDAVILDLQDITHTLRDYSLTIDLDPESLDAVDQRLDLISKLKRKYGGSLDTLFERYTELEHQLEQTRDMDRQIQAHIEKKKDLETQLCRKAETLSGQRQQAATRLADLAADELAALEMDKARFQVEIFHEPGDPSKDICTPAGHRLSATGADRVRFLLSPNPGEAPKPLAKIASGGELSRIVLALKAVLSKTQSFETLIFDEVDAGIGGATSDKVGQKLFALADHHQVICITHLAQIARYGGHQFRIAKQVINGRTCTDIVPLTTLDDRIDEIARMIGGTSITPATRTHARELLTGLSNNPS; this comes from the coding sequence ATGCTCAGCGAACTGGCCATAAAAAAATTCGCAATTATTGATGACATCCGCATCTCTTTTCATCCCGGTCTGAATGTGCTGACCGGCGAAACCGGGGCCGGAAAATCCATCATTATCCAGGCCGTGAGCCTGCTCTTAGGAACCCGGGCATCAGCGGACCTGGTGCGTACGGGTGAAGACAGCGCGGAACTGGAAGCCGTGTTTGACATCGCTTTGGATTCCGAACCGGCCCGGCTTTTGTCCAACCAGGGCATGGACCCGGACGAAGGGTTGATCATCCGCCGGGTGATCCCGCGATCCGGCACCAGCCGGGTCTTTGTCAACTCTCGCCAGTCCACCCTGGAATTTCTCAAACAACTGACCCGGAACCTGGCAGGTATCTCCAGCCAGCATGCCCACCAGGGGTTGCTGCGGGATGACAACCATCTGGATATTCTGGACGAATTTGCCGGCACCCGGGACCTGCGCCGGGAAGTCATGGCCATTTACCGGACCCTGGTGCCTTTGAACCGGCAGATCCAGGAAATGGAAACGGAAAAAACCCGGCGTGAGGCCGAAAAAGAACTGATCCGGTTCCAGGTGGATGAAATCCAGGACGCCGCTATTCAGCCGGACGAGGATGACCTGTTGGAAAACAGAAAACAGGTCCTGGCCAATGCCGCAAAAATATTTGAGGCCGTGAACCGGTCCGTGCACCAGGTCTATGACCGGGAAGGGTCCGTGGTGGAACAGCTGGCCTCCCTGCAATCCGACATGGCCCGGTTCAGGGACGCGGACCCCTCCCTGTCCGCCACAGTAGACCGCATGGATGCCGTGATCCTGGACCTGCAGGATATCACCCACACCCTGAGGGATTATTCACTGACCATTGACCTGGACCCGGAATCGCTGGATGCCGTGGACCAGCGCCTGGATCTCATCTCAAAGCTCAAGCGCAAATACGGGGGCAGCCTGGACACCTTGTTTGAAAGGTACACGGAACTGGAACACCAGCTGGAACAGACCCGGGACATGGACCGGCAGATTCAGGCACACATTGAGAAGAAAAAAGACCTGGAAACGCAACTGTGCCGGAAAGCAGAAACATTGTCCGGCCAGCGGCAACAGGCCGCCACCCGCCTGGCGGATCTGGCTGCTGATGAACTGGCGGCCCTGGAGATGGACAAAGCCCGGTTCCAGGTGGAGATCTTTCATGAACCAGGTGATCCATCCAAAGACATCTGCACCCCGGCCGGCCACAGACTGTCTGCCACTGGCGCAGACCGGGTCCGGTTTCTGCTCAGCCCCAACCCGGGCGAAGCCCCGAAACCCCTGGCGAAAATCGCTTCCGGCGGCGAGCTGTCCCGGATCGTTCTGGCCCTGAAAGCGGTTCTGTCAAAAACCCAGTCTTTTGAAACCCTGATTTTTGATGAAGTGGATGCCGGCATCGGCGGGGCCACGTCCGACAAAGTCGGCCAAAAGCTCTTTGCCCTGGCCGATCATCACCAGGTGATCTGCATCACCCATCTAGCCCAGATCGCGCGATACGGGGGCCACCAGTTCCGCATTGCCAAACAGGTGATCAACGGCCGGACCTGTACAGATATCGTTCCGTTGACCACCCTGGATGACCGCATCGATGAAATCGCCCGGATGATCGGCGGCACGTCCATCACCCCTGCCACCCGGACCCATGCCCGGGAACTGCTGACCGGCCTGTCAAATAATCCGTCTTGA
- a CDS encoding TraB/GumN family protein, translated as MEHTNEDNPSIHRVQQGDTKIILIGTAHVSRDSAQLVTDTIEAETPDTVCVELCSTRLSAIRDTDRWRNMDIIKIIKEKKSLMLFMNLLLASFQKKIADKFDIRPGQEMINAVEAAEKIDADVVPADRDIQITLSRVWRGMGMWAKIKLLTSMVFSFGSANDIQEADIEKMKQEDILQTLLADVKRFHPIIEQVLIDERDQYLAQRIGSAEGNCIVAVVGAAHVPGIKKYLASGNARSLSFLNQVPPPGSLGKILKWLIPGLILVLFAVGFAMEGKDAGTDMIWIWLAANGIFAGLGAVLALAHPYTIISAVLAAPLTSLNPMIAAGWVSGMVEALARKPKVRDLEAIPKDIVSFKGFWRNNVTRILLVVIFTNLGSSIGTMTAVPLMLKLLG; from the coding sequence ATGGAACATACAAACGAGGACAACCCGTCAATCCACCGGGTGCAGCAGGGAGACACAAAAATTATTCTCATCGGCACAGCCCATGTCTCCCGGGACAGCGCCCAGCTGGTGACGGACACCATTGAAGCGGAAACCCCGGACACGGTGTGCGTGGAGCTGTGTTCCACAAGGCTGTCCGCCATACGGGACACGGATCGGTGGCGGAACATGGATATCATCAAGATCATCAAGGAAAAAAAATCGTTGATGCTGTTCATGAACCTGCTTCTGGCCTCGTTTCAGAAAAAGATTGCCGATAAGTTCGACATCCGGCCGGGCCAGGAAATGATCAATGCCGTTGAAGCGGCGGAAAAAATCGATGCGGATGTGGTGCCGGCGGACCGGGACATCCAGATTACCTTGTCCCGGGTATGGCGGGGCATGGGGATGTGGGCCAAAATCAAGCTGCTGACCTCCATGGTGTTTTCCTTTGGGTCTGCCAATGATATCCAGGAAGCGGATATCGAGAAAATGAAGCAGGAAGATATTCTGCAGACCCTGCTGGCGGATGTGAAAAGATTTCATCCCATCATCGAGCAGGTGCTCATCGATGAGCGGGACCAGTACCTGGCACAGCGGATCGGGTCGGCCGAAGGAAACTGCATCGTGGCCGTGGTGGGTGCGGCCCATGTGCCGGGCATCAAAAAATATCTGGCATCCGGCAATGCCCGTTCTCTGTCATTTTTGAATCAGGTGCCGCCGCCAGGGTCTCTTGGAAAAATCCTCAAATGGCTGATTCCCGGGTTGATTCTGGTGCTGTTTGCCGTCGGGTTTGCCATGGAAGGCAAAGACGCGGGCACGGACATGATCTGGATCTGGCTGGCGGCCAACGGGATTTTTGCCGGTCTGGGCGCGGTCCTGGCCCTGGCCCATCCCTACACCATTATATCGGCGGTGCTGGCGGCACCGCTGACCTCGCTGAATCCCATGATCGCGGCGGGCTGGGTGTCCGGTATGGTGGAAGCCTTGGCCCGCAAGCCCAAAGTGCGGGACCTGGAGGCGATCCCGAAAGATATCGTGTCCTTCAAGGGATTCTGGCGCAACAATGTCACCCGGATCCTGCTGGTGGTGATTTTCACCAACCTGGGTTCCTCCATCGGCACCATGACGGCGGTCCCCCTCATGCTCAAGCTCCTCGGGTAG
- the purN gene encoding phosphoribosylglycinamide formyltransferase: MPAPLKIGTLISGGGTNLQAIIDACKDGRIPGKIMFTGSDTPGVRGLDRATQAGIDTFVVDYKQIVKSCRKNGIAPEDLPDDFDLAEVRDKQKLMDPADDRTLFFLKSRAIAEKQLLDRIRPYDIDLLVLAGFMRVLTPYFIDRINTTPGQHRIMNIHPALLPAFPGTDGYGDTFRYGCKIGGCTVHFIDYGEDTGPIIGQKVFEIKDTDTLEDVKKKGLEKEWELYPECIRKFAE, translated from the coding sequence ATGCCGGCACCCCTTAAAATCGGCACACTCATCTCCGGCGGCGGCACCAATCTCCAGGCCATCATCGATGCCTGCAAAGACGGCCGCATCCCGGGAAAAATCATGTTCACCGGATCAGACACCCCCGGGGTCCGGGGACTGGATCGGGCCACACAGGCCGGTATCGACACCTTTGTGGTGGATTACAAACAGATCGTCAAGTCCTGCCGCAAAAACGGCATTGCGCCGGAGGACCTGCCGGACGACTTTGATCTGGCCGAAGTGAGAGACAAGCAGAAACTCATGGATCCGGCAGATGACCGCACCCTGTTTTTCCTTAAATCCCGGGCCATTGCGGAAAAACAGCTTTTGGACCGCATCCGGCCCTATGACATCGACCTGCTGGTGCTGGCCGGTTTCATGCGGGTGCTCACCCCCTATTTCATCGACCGCATCAACACCACCCCGGGACAGCACCGGATCATGAACATCCATCCGGCCCTGCTACCAGCATTCCCGGGCACGGACGGGTATGGCGACACATTCCGGTACGGGTGCAAAATCGGCGGCTGCACCGTGCATTTCATCGATTACGGGGAGGACACAGGCCCCATCATCGGCCAGAAAGTCTTTGAAATCAAAGACACCGACACCCTGGAAGATGTCAAGAAAAAAGGCCTGGAAAAAGAATGGGAACTCTACCCGGAGTGCATCCGCAAATTCGCTGAATAA
- the polA gene encoding DNA polymerase I — protein sequence MVTPETVFLIDGSAFLYRAFHAIQHLSTAKGHPTNATYGVTRILMKLIREKNPTYAAVFFDVKGPTFRHEKYADYKANRPPMPDEMAVQIPDVHRMIATLNIPIVQKSGYEADDLVGTYARIAREQGFKVVMVTGDKDFIQLISDDCILWDPMKDIVQDKAGVEADMGIAPHQYIDVLGLAGDTSDNIPGVKGVGPKTAIKLVAEFGSIDNLYKNLDQVVSKKKLYENLSAGKDTVLLSRDLATIDCHVDVTSSIADFKLKPFDNAKAFDLFQELEFKTLAREFAEKQDAADKDYQMITDVPELEKLVQTLKKTEIFAIDTETTSIHPMTADLVGISFSFQAHTGFYVPLGHTDDTPQIEKTDVLRILGPVLADPDQPKAGQNIKYDMIVLARYGMPLNGVTFDSMIASYLLNPTRRGHGLDQIALDLFGYKMVSYEEITGKGKDQIGFQEVPAKDALFYASEDADLTFMAYQRFSEHLEKQGLSDLMANIEVPLIPVLADMEMTGFRVDKTALARLSETFETEMNQLEQAIYDLAGETFNINSSQQLGVILFDKLGLKSVKKTRKKTGYSTDVEVLTKLADVHPLPEKLLRYRTLGKLKSTYADALGQLIHEDTGRIHTSFNQTITATGRLSSSNPNLQNIPIRKPEGRKIRETFIPAEGCTLVSADYSQIELRILAHCAEDEILIQAFRDEEDIHTRTAVEVFQVLPGFVTDDLRSQAKAINFGIIYGMSAYRLSNELNISRKMADTYINNYFKRYAGVKAFIDETIRRTRETGETATIFGRKRNLPDINASNANQRHFAERAAVNTPIQGSAADLIKLAMIQMAKALDDRGMRSKMILSVHDEIIFDVPAAETSDLIALARKIMEGVHPLKVPLKVNFGTGENWALAH from the coding sequence ATGGTAACCCCGGAAACAGTATTTCTCATTGACGGCAGCGCATTTTTATACCGGGCGTTTCATGCCATCCAGCACCTGAGCACGGCCAAGGGCCATCCCACCAACGCTACGTACGGGGTCACCCGGATTTTGATGAAACTGATCCGGGAAAAAAATCCCACTTATGCGGCCGTGTTTTTCGATGTCAAAGGGCCGACCTTCCGGCATGAAAAATATGCCGACTACAAGGCCAACCGCCCGCCCATGCCCGATGAAATGGCTGTGCAGATTCCGGATGTGCACCGGATGATCGCCACCTTGAACATTCCCATTGTCCAGAAATCCGGGTATGAGGCCGATGATCTGGTGGGCACCTATGCCCGGATCGCCCGGGAACAGGGGTTCAAAGTCGTGATGGTCACCGGGGACAAGGATTTCATCCAGCTGATTTCAGACGACTGTATTTTATGGGATCCCATGAAGGATATTGTTCAGGACAAGGCCGGGGTGGAAGCGGACATGGGCATTGCCCCGCACCAGTATATCGATGTGCTCGGGCTGGCCGGAGACACCTCGGACAACATTCCCGGGGTCAAGGGCGTGGGGCCGAAAACCGCGATCAAGCTGGTGGCGGAATTCGGGTCCATTGACAACCTGTACAAAAACCTGGATCAGGTGGTATCTAAAAAAAAGCTGTACGAAAACCTGAGCGCCGGAAAAGACACGGTTCTGCTGAGCCGGGATCTGGCCACCATTGACTGTCATGTGGACGTGACCTCGTCCATTGCGGATTTTAAACTCAAACCCTTTGACAATGCCAAAGCATTTGACCTGTTCCAGGAACTGGAGTTCAAGACCCTGGCCCGGGAATTTGCTGAAAAACAGGATGCTGCCGACAAAGACTATCAGATGATCACGGATGTCCCGGAACTGGAAAAGCTGGTGCAAACGCTGAAAAAGACCGAAATATTTGCCATTGACACGGAAACCACTTCCATCCATCCCATGACCGCGGATCTGGTGGGGATCAGTTTTTCTTTTCAGGCTCACACGGGGTTCTATGTCCCGTTAGGCCACACCGATGATACCCCGCAGATTGAAAAAACAGATGTCCTGCGCATCCTGGGGCCGGTGCTGGCGGACCCGGATCAGCCCAAGGCCGGTCAGAACATCAAATACGACATGATTGTCCTGGCCCGGTACGGCATGCCGTTGAACGGGGTGACGTTTGACAGCATGATCGCTTCTTATCTGTTGAACCCCACCCGCCGGGGCCATGGCCTGGACCAGATCGCCCTGGACCTGTTCGGGTATAAAATGGTGTCATATGAAGAGATCACCGGCAAGGGTAAGGACCAGATCGGGTTCCAGGAAGTGCCGGCAAAAGACGCCCTGTTTTATGCGTCCGAAGATGCGGATCTCACGTTCATGGCGTATCAGCGGTTTTCTGAACACCTGGAAAAACAGGGGCTGTCTGATTTGATGGCAAATATCGAAGTGCCGCTGATTCCCGTGCTGGCGGATATGGAAATGACCGGATTCCGGGTGGATAAAACCGCCCTGGCCCGGTTGTCCGAAACCTTTGAAACCGAAATGAACCAGCTGGAGCAGGCGATTTATGACCTGGCCGGGGAAACCTTTAACATCAATTCCTCCCAGCAGCTGGGCGTGATTCTGTTTGATAAGCTCGGGCTCAAGTCCGTGAAGAAAACCCGGAAAAAAACCGGTTATTCCACGGATGTGGAAGTGTTGACAAAGCTGGCAGATGTCCATCCCCTGCCGGAAAAACTACTCCGGTACCGGACCCTGGGCAAGCTCAAATCCACGTATGCCGATGCCCTGGGCCAGCTGATCCATGAAGACACCGGCCGGATTCATACCTCGTTCAACCAGACCATCACAGCCACGGGACGGCTGTCCAGCTCCAACCCCAATCTGCAGAACATTCCCATCCGCAAGCCCGAAGGCAGAAAAATCCGGGAAACCTTTATCCCGGCGGAGGGGTGCACCCTGGTATCCGCGGATTATTCCCAGATCGAGCTGCGTATTTTAGCCCATTGTGCCGAAGACGAGATCCTGATCCAGGCGTTCCGGGATGAGGAAGACATCCATACCCGCACGGCCGTGGAGGTGTTCCAGGTGTTGCCCGGGTTTGTGACCGACGACCTGCGCAGCCAGGCCAAGGCGATCAATTTCGGTATCATCTACGGCATGAGTGCGTATCGCCTGTCCAATGAACTGAATATCAGCCGGAAAATGGCAGATACCTATATCAACAATTATTTCAAACGCTACGCCGGTGTCAAAGCCTTTATTGACGAAACCATCCGCCGCACCCGGGAAACCGGGGAAACCGCCACCATTTTCGGCCGGAAAAGAAACCTGCCTGATATCAATGCGTCCAATGCCAATCAGCGTCATTTTGCCGAGCGGGCCGCCGTGAACACCCCGATCCAGGGCAGTGCCGCCGATTTGATCAAGCTGGCCATGATCCAGATGGCAAAGGCCCTGGACGACCGCGGCATGAGATCCAAAATGATTCTGTCTGTGCACGATGAGATCATCTTTGATGTGCCGGCGGCGGAAACATCGGACCTGATCGCTCTGGCCCGAAAGATCATGGAAGGGGTTCATCCGTTGAAGGTGCCCCTGAAAGTCAATTTCGGCACCGGTGAAAACTGGGCCCTGGCCCATTGA
- a CDS encoding NAD(+)/NADH kinase encodes MTHTRRQTRIGIFVKHQDDAWDTAHALVRRLKDRVVILNNSLPSLPEDLICILVLGGDGTFLSAARLVGTKNIPLLGVKFGEVGFLAITLEDHLEEVLEKVFNKQYQIHERARLNIRMMRKDAILADVDVLNDMVINKSALSRLASCAVYLDKVYLTTFRADGLIVATPTGSTAYSLAAGGPVVHPAVPSIILTPICPFTLTNRPLIIPDTTAIEIRLEDSPEDIVLTLDGQEGFNMDPKDRIFVSKSPNAVQMISFEPDSYYKVLKTRLHWSGGRS; translated from the coding sequence ATGACACACACCCGCAGACAGACGCGTATCGGTATTTTTGTCAAACACCAGGACGATGCATGGGACACGGCCCACGCCCTGGTCCGCCGGCTTAAGGACCGGGTCGTGATCCTGAACAATTCTTTGCCGTCACTGCCCGAAGACCTGATCTGTATTCTGGTTTTAGGGGGAGACGGCACGTTTCTGAGTGCGGCCCGGCTGGTGGGAACCAAAAATATTCCGTTGCTGGGGGTGAAATTCGGGGAAGTGGGGTTTCTGGCCATTACCCTGGAAGATCATTTGGAGGAAGTGCTGGAAAAGGTGTTTAACAAACAATATCAGATCCATGAACGGGCCCGGCTCAATATCCGGATGATGCGAAAGGATGCAATCCTGGCGGATGTGGATGTGCTCAATGACATGGTGATCAACAAATCCGCTTTGTCCCGGCTGGCCTCCTGTGCCGTGTACCTGGACAAGGTGTATCTGACCACGTTCCGGGCCGACGGGCTCATCGTGGCCACGCCCACCGGTTCCACAGCCTATTCCCTGGCTGCGGGCGGCCCCGTGGTCCACCCGGCCGTGCCGTCCATCATTTTAACCCCCATCTGTCCGTTTACCCTGACCAACCGGCCGTTGATCATCCCGGATACCACGGCCATCGAGATCCGGCTGGAGGACAGTCCCGAAGACATCGTCCTGACCCTGGACGGCCAGGAAGGGTTCAACATGGACCCCAAAGACCGGATTTTTGTGTCCAAAAGCCCGAATGCCGTGCAGATGATTTCGTTTGAGCCGGATTCCTATTACAAGGTGCTCAAAACCCGGCTTCACTGGAGCGGCGGCCGAAGCTGA
- a CDS encoding addiction module protein, which translates to MHFSIPLEQMSVEDKLQAIEEIWADLVGIPENIPSPSWHVNVLRAREKRISEGKSHFLDIEEAKRAVREQLK; encoded by the coding sequence ATGCATTTTAGCATCCCATTGGAACAAATGAGCGTCGAGGATAAATTACAGGCGATTGAAGAAATTTGGGCTGACCTTGTCGGCATACCAGAAAATATACCCTCTCCATCCTGGCATGTAAATGTCTTGCGCGCTCGAGAAAAGCGCATCTCTGAAGGAAAATCACATTTTCTGGATATCGAGGAAGCCAAAAGAGCTGTGAGGGAACAACTCAAGTGA
- a CDS encoding tetratricopeptide repeat protein, whose amino-acid sequence MKLYINELAPWERKNEYFHHIQLGKDVESQTTILHDAINNQTQAQLASASAIIASKERIADDIGELSLGIDRIEQGIESLKASFEWGISEVVWQLEQNRKVLKSILEVLMTPLDTQARERRKRAENAYSNGWIDDAEEEFLESEKLNRYDFAIHLSLGMIYLFHKIDKNKALEYLEKAIKYARPESDYYTSYTLLYKALIMRDFGKLEEAEKCTNEAIKISPNISEAFYQNAQYNALLNRPEKAIKMLEIAITNDVNYCEKCHNDPTFDNIRSNVFGLFKQLRKREGDEAQSKYSKITQRYKKLNNTVDSLRKEFDIKPLNKEVLSLFHRTKKLIDRNSYRDYLEANSLLDEAKDKVQKLHNDTLKNIDYKISSLESKISRIKSSHNDHYRESEGTLVKIWFIAIPLGIILGLRGCFSELEKDYGTGSGILAGIGALFSIPFKILLFTLILYLVFKFILKTNKKNQPEEINSLKEEIMILREKSDLVKFYRKTD is encoded by the coding sequence ATGAAACTCTACATAAATGAACTGGCACCTTGGGAAAGGAAGAATGAATATTTTCACCATATCCAGCTAGGAAAGGATGTTGAATCACAAACCACCATTTTACATGATGCCATAAACAACCAAACTCAAGCGCAACTAGCTTCCGCTAGTGCAATTATTGCCAGCAAAGAGAGGATTGCTGATGACATAGGGGAGCTATCCCTTGGTATTGATCGCATAGAGCAAGGTATTGAGAGTCTGAAAGCATCCTTTGAATGGGGAATTTCAGAAGTTGTCTGGCAATTAGAGCAAAATAGAAAGGTGTTGAAGAGTATTTTAGAAGTTCTCATGACTCCTCTTGACACACAAGCAAGAGAACGTCGAAAACGTGCTGAAAATGCATATTCAAATGGTTGGATTGATGATGCTGAAGAGGAATTCCTTGAGTCTGAGAAGCTTAATAGGTACGATTTTGCAATCCATCTCAGCTTGGGAATGATCTATTTATTTCATAAAATTGATAAAAATAAGGCTTTAGAATATTTAGAAAAAGCTATAAAATACGCCAGACCGGAGTCAGATTATTACACAAGCTATACTTTGTTGTATAAGGCATTAATTATGCGTGATTTCGGGAAATTGGAAGAAGCTGAGAAATGTACGAATGAGGCCATAAAAATTTCTCCTAATATTAGTGAAGCTTTCTACCAAAATGCACAATACAATGCCCTGCTAAACAGACCTGAAAAAGCTATTAAAATGCTTGAAATCGCAATTACAAATGATGTTAATTATTGTGAAAAATGTCATAATGATCCAACATTTGATAATATCAGGAGTAATGTTTTTGGACTTTTTAAACAATTGAGGAAACGTGAAGGTGATGAAGCACAATCCAAATATTCCAAAATAACTCAAAGATACAAAAAGCTTAATAATACTGTAGACTCTTTGAGAAAAGAATTTGATATTAAACCATTAAATAAAGAAGTGCTTTCATTATTTCATCGCACTAAAAAACTTATTGATAGAAATAGCTATAGAGATTATTTAGAAGCAAATAGTTTATTAGATGAAGCGAAGGATAAAGTCCAAAAACTTCATAATGATACTCTAAAAAATATTGACTATAAAATATCATCCTTAGAATCAAAAATTTCACGAATTAAATCATCGCATAATGATCATTATCGTGAGTCCGAAGGCACGCTTGTCAAGATTTGGTTCATTGCTATTCCGCTTGGGATTATTCTTGGTTTAAGAGGATGCTTTTCAGAATTAGAAAAAGATTATGGGACTGGAAGCGGTATATTGGCCGGGATAGGAGCTTTGTTTTCCATTCCTTTTAAAATATTATTATTCACACTTATTTTATATCTTGTTTTTAAGTTTATTCTTAAAACAAACAAGAAAAACCAACCAGAGGAAATAAATAGTCTTAAAGAAGAAATAATGATACTTCGGGAAAAATCAGACTTGGTTAAATTCTATCGAAAAACAGACTGA